The proteins below are encoded in one region of Flavobacterium sp. IMCC34852:
- a CDS encoding peptidylprolyl isomerase, with protein sequence MAILSKIRNRSGLLLILIGFALLAFVVQDLFSNGFKSISTDVGSVNGKDISFEDFRIKVANVEKNGQNGQPMTSMQASNQVWNQEVSVALLTAEFEKLGLRVGEKHIVEVFKADPNIGQNQMFMNAAGKFDVTKFKDYFKSNPEGIQILKEREKDAELNAKYQIYNSLVKGAMYTTETEGKFKYEAEMNKVTFDFVSVPYSSIKDSDVKISDDEIIAYMKTKEKKFKSEESRELDYVLIEEKPSAQDEAEVKNKINSLLTSRVEFKDGKNDTIPSFQSATNIAEFVNQNSDIPFDSTYIAKQDLPAEHAEQLFGLATGQIYGPYMFSNYYCISKALGRKAGAKSKASHILISWEGTQVPNKKEKRTKEQAKAKAEGLLAQALANPSMFMILAMSNSDDSSAQQGGDLGYFGPGQMVKPFNDFVFNNPVGKIGLVETEFGYHIINVTDKQDAIKLATIAEKIEPSEATNDKIYTQATKFEMDATAGKDFAALTKEAKLTVNPSVRVKAVDESFGTVSNQRQIVKWAFADDTNIGDVKRFEVVNIGHVIVKLKKVNEKGLMAVEEARPQVEGLLKNKKKAEMIKAKMTGSSLAAIASANKVTVVNAVDLTLESPAVPGAGFEPKVVGTAFSSKAGQVSKAIDGNSGVYVLVTKTVTKAPALPKYTDYVNKLKPQATGNAGRFMQALKNEADIQDNRADFY encoded by the coding sequence ATGGCAATTTTATCAAAAATTAGAAATCGCTCAGGCTTACTTTTAATACTTATAGGTTTTGCATTATTGGCTTTTGTCGTGCAAGATTTATTTAGCAACGGCTTTAAAAGCATCTCAACTGACGTAGGAAGTGTTAACGGAAAAGATATTTCTTTTGAAGACTTTAGAATTAAAGTAGCAAACGTTGAAAAAAACGGACAAAATGGTCAACCCATGACTTCTATGCAAGCTTCCAACCAAGTTTGGAACCAAGAAGTAAGTGTGGCTTTGTTGACAGCTGAATTCGAAAAATTAGGTTTGCGCGTTGGCGAAAAGCACATAGTTGAAGTATTTAAAGCTGATCCTAACATTGGACAAAACCAAATGTTTATGAACGCTGCCGGAAAATTTGACGTAACCAAATTTAAAGACTACTTCAAATCGAATCCGGAAGGAATTCAAATCTTAAAAGAAAGAGAAAAAGACGCTGAATTGAATGCTAAATACCAAATTTACAATTCATTGGTAAAAGGCGCCATGTATACCACAGAGACTGAAGGTAAATTTAAATATGAAGCCGAAATGAACAAAGTAACTTTTGACTTTGTATCAGTGCCTTACTCAAGTATTAAAGACAGTGATGTTAAAATCAGCGACGATGAAATTATCGCCTACATGAAAACCAAAGAGAAAAAATTCAAATCTGAAGAATCTCGTGAATTGGACTATGTATTGATAGAAGAAAAACCATCAGCGCAAGACGAAGCCGAAGTTAAAAACAAAATCAACTCGTTATTGACTTCACGTGTTGAATTTAAAGACGGTAAAAACGATACCATTCCAAGTTTCCAATCGGCAACCAACATAGCCGAATTTGTAAACCAAAATTCAGACATTCCTTTTGACTCAACTTATATTGCTAAACAAGATTTGCCGGCTGAACATGCTGAACAATTGTTTGGATTGGCAACCGGTCAAATTTACGGACCTTACATGTTTAGCAACTACTATTGCATTTCAAAAGCTTTAGGAAGAAAAGCAGGCGCCAAATCAAAAGCCAGTCATATCTTAATTAGTTGGGAAGGCACTCAAGTTCCTAATAAAAAAGAAAAAAGAACTAAAGAACAAGCCAAAGCCAAAGCGGAAGGTTTATTAGCCCAAGCTTTAGCCAATCCATCAATGTTTATGATTTTGGCGATGTCTAACTCTGATGACTCCTCAGCACAACAAGGTGGTGATTTGGGTTATTTCGGTCCGGGCCAAATGGTAAAACCGTTTAATGATTTTGTATTCAATAATCCGGTTGGAAAAATTGGTTTAGTAGAAACTGAATTCGGTTACCACATCATCAATGTAACGGATAAGCAAGACGCAATCAAATTGGCTACCATTGCTGAAAAAATTGAACCATCAGAAGCTACTAACGATAAAATCTACACCCAAGCTACTAAATTCGAAATGGATGCTACTGCCGGTAAAGATTTTGCTGCTTTGACTAAAGAAGCTAAATTGACTGTTAATCCTTCGGTAAGAGTTAAAGCTGTTGACGAAAGTTTTGGTACCGTTAGCAATCAAAGACAAATCGTAAAATGGGCATTTGCTGACGACACTAACATTGGTGACGTAAAACGTTTTGAAGTAGTTAATATTGGGCATGTGATTGTTAAATTGAAAAAAGTAAACGAAAAAGGCTTAATGGCTGTTGAAGAAGCCAGACCTCAAGTTGAAGGACTTTTGAAAAACAAAAAGAAAGCTGAAATGATCAAAGCTAAAATGACCGGAAGTTCATTAGCGGCTATCGCTTCTGCCAATAAAGTTACCGTAGTTAACGCTGTTGATTTAACTCTTGAAAGTCCGGCTGTTCCGGGTGCGGGATTTGAGCCAAAAGTGGTTGGAACTGCCTTCTCTTCAAAAGCAGGACAAGTTTCTAAAGCTATTGATGGTAATTCAGGTGTATATGTATTGGTAACTAAAACTGTTACAAAAGCACCGGCGCTTCCAAAATATACTGATTACGTTAATAAATTAAAACCACAAGCTACCGGTAATGCCGGAAGATTTATGCAAGCGTTGAAAAACGAAGCAGACATCCAAGACAACAGAGCTGATTTCTATTAA
- a CDS encoding hemolysin family protein — MEVGIIILCLILSAFFSGMEIAFISSNKIYLEIEKKQDDFISKILTKLTEKPSKFIATMLVGNNVAMVVYGFFMGDLLMEWFVRLGYQFTDLSNLLLQTAISTLIVLMTSEFLPKVFFQIYANSFLKFFALPAYFFYKLFYYISSFMIWISDFILKKFFKTEGDQITLSFSKVELGNYITEQMNAVQDHETVDSEIQIFQNALEFSGVKARDIMTPRTELVAIDLYSSVAELRQLFIKTGYSKILVYLNTMDDIVGYVHSFELFKKPRTIKSVMIPVEFVPETIYIKDMMNLLTKKRKSVAVVLDEYGGTSGIVTIEDIVEELFGEIEDEHDSDEAFTEKQLDETTYLFSTRLEVEYLNETYKLNIPEADSYGTLGGFIVDFFKEIPQKGDQITIENFQFTIEEATNKKIELVKMTLID, encoded by the coding sequence ATGGAAGTCGGAATTATTATCTTGTGTTTGATACTTTCCGCCTTTTTTTCCGGAATGGAGATTGCCTTTATTTCTTCCAACAAAATTTATCTTGAAATTGAAAAAAAACAAGATGATTTTATTTCCAAAATACTAACCAAGCTTACCGAAAAACCATCGAAATTTATTGCCACTATGCTGGTTGGCAACAATGTAGCGATGGTTGTTTACGGTTTTTTCATGGGCGATTTGCTGATGGAATGGTTTGTCCGTTTAGGATATCAATTTACTGATTTATCCAATTTATTGTTGCAAACCGCAATCTCCACTTTGATCGTTTTGATGACTTCGGAATTTTTGCCCAAAGTATTTTTTCAGATTTATGCCAATAGTTTTCTGAAGTTTTTTGCATTGCCGGCTTACTTTTTTTACAAACTCTTTTACTACATTTCTTCTTTTATGATTTGGATTTCCGATTTCATCTTGAAGAAATTCTTTAAAACCGAAGGTGACCAAATTACCCTTTCTTTCAGTAAAGTAGAATTGGGCAATTACATAACAGAGCAAATGAACGCGGTGCAAGACCATGAAACTGTTGACTCTGAAATTCAAATTTTTCAAAATGCACTCGAATTTTCCGGGGTAAAAGCCAGAGACATTATGACGCCGAGAACCGAATTAGTAGCGATTGACCTATACAGTTCTGTGGCCGAGTTGAGACAACTGTTTATTAAAACCGGTTATTCTAAAATTTTGGTGTACCTCAATACGATGGATGATATTGTAGGCTACGTACATTCGTTTGAACTTTTCAAAAAACCCAGAACCATCAAATCGGTGATGATACCCGTAGAATTTGTTCCCGAAACTATTTACATCAAAGACATGATGAATTTGCTGACCAAAAAGCGAAAAAGTGTGGCGGTAGTTTTAGATGAATACGGCGGCACTTCAGGAATTGTCACCATCGAAGACATAGTAGAGGAATTGTTTGGTGAAATAGAAGACGAACACGATTCAGACGAAGCTTTCACTGAAAAACAACTCGACGAGACTACTTACCTGTTTTCCACAAGATTAGAAGTTGAATACTTAAATGAAACTTATAAATTAAATATCCCCGAAGCCGATTCTTACGGAACTTTAGGCGGATTTATCGTAGATTTCTTCAAAGAAATTCCCCAAAAAGGAGATCAAATTACCATTGAAAACTTTCAATTCACCATTGAAGAAGCCACAAATAAGAAAATCGAATTGGTCAAAATGACACTAATCGATTAG
- the lptC gene encoding LPS export ABC transporter periplasmic protein LptC produces MGISEFTPSGDADSINLKYTDSGRITANLVSPKMLDYATVEFPFTEFPKGMHLTLYDKNGKQTYIDADYAVRYKITDMIDLQGHVKISNQNGEQLETEQLYYDQKNEWFFTEKKFKFTSPKGVSYGEGIDFSKDFKKVNSQKVSGLVQSSE; encoded by the coding sequence ATGGGCATATCCGAATTTACCCCAAGCGGTGATGCCGATTCCATCAACCTCAAGTACACTGATTCGGGCAGAATTACCGCCAATTTAGTCAGTCCAAAAATGCTGGATTACGCCACGGTTGAATTTCCTTTTACCGAATTCCCGAAAGGCATGCATTTGACTTTATACGACAAAAACGGAAAGCAAACCTACATTGATGCTGATTATGCCGTTAGATACAAAATCACTGATATGATTGACCTACAAGGTCATGTAAAAATTTCAAACCAAAACGGGGAACAACTAGAAACCGAGCAATTGTATTACGATCAAAAAAACGAATGGTTTTTTACCGAAAAAAAGTTTAAATTTACTTCTCCAAAAGGTGTTTCTTATGGCGAAGGAATTGATTTCAGTAAAGATTTCAAAAAAGTAAATTCTCAAAAAGTATCCGGACTAGTCCAATCATCAGAATAA
- a CDS encoding tetratricopeptide repeat protein: protein MKAIFSLIAILFITSINAQKFDCSSKMTAYQDSFKAKNIEAAFETWNEVKKNCPKQSELVYTDGLSILQYKVDNASNAEDKEKLVREIIALYDQFHKNYPEKTADFEVSKAMALHDNKIEAKEEIFNLLESGFSKASGSITNANAIYTYFSLCYEKYKAGDKKYTADLVLDKYTLVNYMLTQLQNTQTEKLDQYKTAQRGINALSKDLVNCDNLASYYEKNFTQNKENSEWIITALTNLSAKCSSKPIFATMAEKLYAAKATSQSAYFMALANLRQRKFTEAIQFYNQAADLETNPQEKAKIYYTLATGLLANDMTKSKETLNKALQADPKMGRAYLFLAQLYSYAPEECGKTEFEKKAIFYLAVETAKKAGIADPKLKTAADKMAEDFVPKALTKSEINAAKMNGKSFTIECWINETITFPAK, encoded by the coding sequence ATGAAAGCCATTTTTTCTCTGATTGCTATTTTATTTATTACCAGTATCAACGCTCAAAAGTTTGACTGTTCATCAAAAATGACAGCTTACCAAGATTCGTTTAAAGCAAAAAATATTGAAGCCGCTTTTGAAACTTGGAACGAAGTCAAAAAAAATTGCCCCAAACAAAGTGAATTAGTTTACACTGACGGACTTAGTATTCTTCAATATAAAGTAGACAATGCTTCTAATGCTGAAGACAAAGAAAAACTGGTTCGTGAAATTATAGCCCTTTATGACCAATTCCATAAAAACTACCCTGAAAAAACAGCCGATTTTGAAGTAAGCAAAGCCATGGCTTTACACGACAACAAGATTGAGGCTAAAGAAGAAATTTTCAACTTGTTGGAAAGCGGTTTTTCTAAAGCTTCGGGTAGTATAACTAATGCCAATGCCATTTATACTTATTTTAGTCTTTGTTATGAAAAATACAAAGCCGGCGATAAAAAATACACGGCTGATTTGGTATTAGACAAATATACTTTGGTGAATTACATGCTTACCCAATTGCAAAATACCCAAACAGAGAAATTAGACCAATACAAAACGGCGCAACGCGGTATCAATGCTCTGTCGAAAGACTTAGTTAACTGCGACAATTTGGCTTCTTATTACGAGAAAAACTTCACGCAAAACAAAGAAAACAGCGAATGGATAATTACCGCATTGACCAATCTTTCGGCTAAATGCAGTTCCAAACCGATTTTTGCAACTATGGCAGAAAAATTATACGCTGCAAAAGCTACTTCACAATCGGCTTATTTTATGGCTTTGGCTAATTTGAGACAAAGAAAATTCACCGAAGCCATCCAATTTTACAACCAAGCAGCCGATTTAGAAACCAATCCTCAGGAAAAAGCTAAAATTTATTACACGCTGGCCACAGGATTATTGGCAAATGACATGACCAAATCTAAAGAAACTTTGAACAAAGCTTTACAAGCTGATCCTAAAATGGGAAGAGCGTATTTGTTTTTGGCCCAATTGTACTCTTATGCGCCGGAAGAATGTGGTAAAACCGAGTTTGAAAAGAAAGCCATTTTTTATTTGGCCGTAGAAACTGCCAAAAAAGCCGGTATTGCCGATCCTAAATTAAAAACGGCCGCCGATAAAATGGCAGAAGATTTTGTTCCAAAAGCTTTAACGAAAAGCGAAATCAATGCCGCTAAAATGAATGGTAAATCATTCACAATTGAATGCTGGATTAACGAAACCATTACCTTTCCGGCCAAATAA
- a CDS encoding type III pantothenate kinase yields MLLAIDVGNTRIKSAVFEHNTLLELFVFEHKEVIEKINFILKQYPKIATLVVSSVGNLDKNTFDYFKERVKVYPISRESDFPFQNLYSSPETLGIDRMVLASAATLQFPNQNRLIIDAGTCVTYDFVNQNDQYLGGAISPGIRMRYEALHHFTAKLPLLGCSNPENFIGNTTQESIHSGVVNGITLEIDGFIEQYKAQYAKFIIILTGGDAEFLAKRLKNTIFANSNFLLEGLNQTFQYNQK; encoded by the coding sequence ATGCTTTTAGCCATTGATGTTGGGAATACCCGAATTAAAAGCGCTGTTTTTGAACACAATACTCTTTTGGAGCTGTTTGTTTTTGAACACAAAGAAGTCATCGAAAAAATAAATTTTATTTTAAAACAGTATCCCAAAATAGCGACATTGGTTGTTTCGTCGGTGGGAAATTTGGATAAAAACACCTTCGATTACTTTAAAGAACGCGTCAAAGTTTATCCGATTTCACGTGAAAGTGATTTTCCGTTTCAAAATTTATACTCCTCTCCGGAAACCTTAGGAATAGACCGGATGGTATTGGCCAGTGCCGCCACTTTGCAATTCCCCAATCAAAACCGATTGATTATTGATGCCGGCACCTGTGTTACTTATGACTTTGTAAATCAAAATGACCAATACCTTGGCGGTGCTATTTCTCCCGGAATTCGAATGCGCTATGAAGCCTTACATCATTTCACAGCCAAACTTCCCCTTTTAGGTTGTTCAAATCCTGAAAATTTCATTGGAAATACTACCCAAGAATCAATACATTCGGGTGTGGTTAATGGGATTACTCTTGAAATTGACGGCTTTATTGAACAGTATAAAGCCCAATACGCTAAATTTATCATAATTTTAACGGGTGGCGATGCAGAATTTTTGGCTAAACGATTAAAAAATACCATATTTGCCAATTCAAATTTTCTGCTGGAAGGTTTGAACCAAACATTTCAATACAATCAAAAATGA
- a CDS encoding GIY-YIG nuclease family protein produces the protein MHFLYIIYSSSVNKFYVGETDEMDKRLLKHNKHLYEGSFTKIAEDWKVILLFECISKDQAVRLEKFIKRMKSKVFIEKAIANPEILADIILKNNF, from the coding sequence ATGCATTTCTTGTATATTATTTATTCTTCGTCAGTCAATAAATTCTATGTCGGTGAAACAGACGAAATGGATAAGAGATTATTGAAGCATAACAAACATTTATATGAAGGCTCTTTTACTAAGATTGCCGAAGATTGGAAAGTTATTTTGTTATTCGAATGTATCTCTAAAGATCAAGCTGTTCGACTTGAGAAGTTTATAAAGAGAATGAAAAGTAAAGTATTCATCGAAAAGGCCATTGCTAATCCCGAAATTTTAGCAGATATTATTTTAAAAAATAATTTTTAG